In the genome of Prosthecobacter algae, one region contains:
- a CDS encoding DNRLRE domain-containing protein, producing the protein MNTSDSSLDRIQRALEGLLPPEEHEALKADVIRDANLRALYVEQVWLHSTLRAQSESLVGLLDIPEDNAPTQAATKPLRRWPIALWSAAAAACVTLAASVLMPGKSSPALPLVATLIQAENCRWAGSDLPTAVDSQLGTGKLALVEGIATLKFKSGATVTMEAPTTLEILTAMHCRLIEGTLTAEVPEPAHGFTIDTPDIQVVDLGTKFGVTAGSAGNSQVRVFEGEVEIGGLKDGKIKRLTEGKGLHVGSGNTLLGQEPTRGEAVQEAGGWTAIPTSFGRGKDGYARRGDNGAPMGTHPLIIVKHTDLAPGMKNERRAILTFDLSQIPTDRIEEAQIVLDPEPSGFGFSALVPDESRFSVYGVTDEKLDAWDEKQMTWASMPGCNDAGPDADKLRKLSEFWIPRGGSGGPLTVRGDELAKFIREDTNGFVSFVIVRETGETDPSGLAHAFAAKEHPTARAPLLRLK; encoded by the coding sequence ATGAATACCTCCGACTCATCTCTGGACCGTATCCAGCGTGCGCTGGAAGGCCTCCTCCCCCCAGAGGAGCATGAGGCGCTGAAGGCCGATGTGATCCGCGATGCGAATCTGCGTGCCCTTTATGTGGAGCAGGTATGGCTACACTCCACCCTGCGGGCGCAGAGCGAGTCCCTCGTGGGCCTGCTAGACATCCCAGAAGACAATGCGCCTACTCAGGCTGCGACGAAACCTCTGCGCCGCTGGCCGATCGCGCTCTGGTCCGCAGCCGCAGCGGCTTGTGTGACCTTGGCAGCCAGTGTTCTCATGCCGGGCAAAAGCTCCCCAGCCCTTCCCCTGGTCGCCACCTTGATTCAAGCGGAGAACTGCCGCTGGGCAGGTTCGGATCTCCCCACCGCCGTGGATTCCCAACTGGGCACCGGTAAGCTCGCCCTCGTCGAAGGCATCGCCACGCTGAAGTTCAAGAGCGGTGCGACGGTGACGATGGAGGCTCCAACCACATTGGAAATTCTCACCGCCATGCATTGCCGCCTTATCGAAGGCACCCTCACAGCCGAGGTTCCGGAACCCGCCCACGGTTTCACCATTGATACCCCCGACATTCAGGTGGTGGATCTGGGCACTAAGTTTGGAGTGACCGCAGGTTCGGCAGGCAATTCCCAAGTGCGCGTCTTTGAGGGAGAAGTCGAAATCGGCGGTCTTAAAGATGGCAAGATCAAGCGCCTGACTGAAGGCAAAGGTCTGCATGTCGGCTCGGGCAACACTTTGTTAGGCCAGGAACCTACCCGAGGTGAAGCCGTCCAAGAAGCGGGTGGTTGGACGGCCATCCCAACCTCGTTTGGTCGCGGCAAAGATGGTTATGCCCGCCGGGGGGACAATGGCGCACCGATGGGCACTCATCCGCTCATCATCGTCAAACACACGGACCTGGCACCCGGCATGAAAAATGAACGTCGCGCCATCCTCACCTTCGACCTTTCCCAGATCCCAACAGACCGGATCGAGGAAGCCCAGATCGTGCTGGATCCGGAGCCTAGCGGCTTCGGCTTCTCCGCCCTGGTGCCGGATGAATCCCGATTCTCCGTCTATGGAGTGACCGATGAAAAACTGGATGCCTGGGATGAAAAGCAGATGACCTGGGCTTCCATGCCGGGCTGCAACGATGCCGGACCCGATGCTGACAAGCTGCGCAAGCTGTCTGAGTTTTGGATCCCCCGTGGCGGCTCCGGCGGGCCACTCACTGTGCGTGGCGATGAACTCGCAAAATTCATTCGCGAAGATACCAACGGATTTGTTAGTTTTGTCATCGTCCGTGAGACAGGCGAAACCGATCCTTCTGGCCTCGCCCATGCCTTCGCCGCCAAAGAGCACCCCACTGCCCGCGCCCCGCTGCTGCGCCTCAAATAA